From Chiloscyllium punctatum isolate Juve2018m chromosome 36, sChiPun1.3, whole genome shotgun sequence, the proteins below share one genomic window:
- the LOC140460040 gene encoding uncharacterized protein, with the protein MEKPEGSCPVEKPCQCGDCGKSFHFPSALETHRRTHTRERPFPCTECGKAFSNSSDLLKHQRVHTGERPFSCPKCGKGFTQASSLLTHQQVHTGERPFLCTECRKAFSNSSALLRHQRIHTGERPFSCPECGKVFSNSSALLRHQRVHTGERLFSCPGCGQAFSNSSDRLKHQRVHTGQKPFRCPECGKGFTHASTLLTHRRVHTREKPFTCPECGKAFSNSSDRLKHQRVHTGERPFSCPECGKGFTQASILLTHQRVHTGEWPFTCSQCGKGFTRSSHLQRHQRVHMPWKGNCRKLLYGLERGIHTGEGQDTHLLVAEALDMEKPWKCGNCGKGFRTPSDLEIHRRIHTGQRPFSCPKCGKGFTQVSALLRHQRIHTGERPFSCPECGKAFSDSSSLLTHRRVHTGERPLSCPECGKAFSNSSTLLRHQRVHTGETPFSCPECGKAFSRSSNLLTHQQIHTGERPFSCPDCGKAFSYSYSLLRHQRVHTGERPFSCPECGKAFSDSSSLLTHRRVHTGERPFSCPECGKAFTRSSHLRCHQRFHVPSQGQLYGLKTGIHSREGLYMCLHTAEASAMEKPWKCGNCGKSFRAPSVPETYQRSHTGERPFSCPVCRKAFSKSSDLLKHHQVHRGERPFSYPECGKAFMNSTALLTHKWVQTRERPFSCSECGKAFSNSSDLLKHQRVHTGERPFSCPDCGQAFGDSSALLTHRRVHTGERPFSCPDCGKAFSKSSDLLKHQRVHTGERPFSCPECGKAFSYSSALLAHRRVHTGERPFSCPECGKAFSSSSYRLNHQRVHTGERPFSCLECGKAFSNSSNLLTHRRVHTGERPFSCPECGKAFNSSSHLLTHQRVHTGERPFPCTVCGKAFSNSSNLLNHQRVHTGEKPFTCSRCGKGFTRSFNLRSHQRVHMPLQED; encoded by the exons atggagaaacctgagggATCCTGCCCCGTAGAGAAACCATGTcagtgtggtgactgtgggaaaaGTTTCCATTTcccatctgccctggagactcatcggcgcactcacaccagggagaggccgttcccctgcACAGAGTGCggtaaggccttcagcaattcctctgacctgctgaagcaccaacgggtccacacaggggagagacccttcagctgtcccaaatgcgggaagggcttcacccaggcctccagtctgctgacccaccagcaggtccacaccggGGAAAGGCCGTTCCTTTGCACCgaatgcaggaaggccttcagcaattcctcagccctgctgaggcatcagcggatccacacgggggagaggcccttcagctgccctgagtgtgggaaggtgtttagcaattcctccgccctgctgaggcaccagcgggtccacacaggggagaggctctTCAGCTGCCCCGGGTGCGGtcaggccttcagcaattcctccgacaGGCTtaagcaccagcgggtccacacggggcagaagcccttcaggtgccctgagtgtgggaagggctttacccacgCCTCCAccttgctgacccaccggcgggtccacaccagggagaagcccttcacctgccccgagtgcgggaaagccttcagcaattcctccgacagactgaagcaccagcgggtccacacaggggagagacccttcagctgccctgagtgtgggaagggctttacacAGGCCTCcatcctgctgacccaccagcgggtccacactggggagtggccattcacctgctctcagtgtgggaaggggttcaccCGCTCTTCCCACCTGCagaggcaccagcgagttcacatgccatg gaaaggaaactgccgt aaactgttatacggcctggaaagaggaattcacaccGGGGAGGGGCAGGACACGCATTTGCTTGTGGCTGAAGCTTTGgacatggagaaaccgtggaagtgtggtaactgtgggaaaggcttccgtacTCCATCTGACCTGGAGATTCATCGGCGCATCCACACTGGGCAGAGGCCGTTCTCCTGTcccaagtgcgggaagggctttacccaggtctCTGCCCTGCTTaggcaccagcggatccacacgggggagaggcctttcagctgccccgagtgtgggaaggccttcagcgattcatCCTCCCTACTGACCCACCGGCGTGTCCATACGGGAGAGAGGCCCTTAAGTtgtcccgagtgcgggaaggccttcagcaattcctccaccctgctgaggcaccagcgggtccacacgggtgAGAcccccttcagctgccccgagtgtgggaaggccttcagccgttcctccaatttgctgacccaccagcagatccacacaggggagaggcccttcagctgtcctgattgcgggaaggccttcagctattcctattccctgctgaggcaccagcgggtccacacgggggagaggcccttcagctgccccgagtgcgggaaggccttcagcgattcctcttcCCTGCTGACTCACCGGCGAGTccatacgggggagaggcccttcagctgccctgagtgtgggaaggctttcacccgctcctcccacctcCGGTGCCACCAGCGAtttcacgtgccatcgcagggg CAGCTATACGGCCTGAAAACAGGAATTCACAGCAGGGAGGGGCTGTACATGTGTTTGCATACAGCTGAAGCTTCAGCAATggagaaaccatggaagtgtggTAACTGTGGGAAAAGCTTTCGTGCCCCGTctgtcccggagacttatcagcgcagccacaccggggagaggccgttctcctgtCCAGTGtgtaggaaggccttcagcaaatcCTCCGACCTGCTAAAGCACCACCAGGTCCacagaggggagaggccattcagctaccCCGAGTGCGGCAAGGCCTTCATGAATTCCACCGCCCTGCTGACCCACAAGTGGGTCCAGAcaagggagaggcccttcagctgctcagagtgtgggaaggccttcagcaattcctccgacctactgaagcaccagcgggtccacacaggggagaggccattctcctgccctgaCTGCGGGCAGGCCTTCGgtgattcctctgccctactgacccaccggcgggtccacacgggggaaaggcccttcagctgtcctgactgcgggaaggccttcagcaaatcCTCTGACttgctgaagcaccagcgggtccacacgggggagaggccgttctcctgcccagagtgtgggaaggccttcagctattcctctgccctgctggcCCAcaggcgggtccacaccggggaaaggcccttcagctgccccgagtgtgggaaggccttcagcagttcctcctACAGGCTGAACCACCAACGGGTCCACACGGGTGAAAGGCCTTTCAGCTGCTTAGAGTGCGGGAAAGCCTTCAGCaactcctccaacctgctgacccaccggcgtgtccacacgggggagagacccttcagctgccccgagtgcgggaaggccttcaacagttcctcccacctgctgacccatcagcgggtccacacgggggagaggccgttcccctgcacagtgtgcgggaaggccttcagcaattcctccaacctgctgaaccaccagcgggtccacacgggcgAGAAGCCCTTCACCTGCTCTCGGTGTGGGAAGGGTTTCACCCGCTCCTTCAACCTGCGGagccaccagcgagttcacatgcCATTGCAGGAGGATTGA